A window of Pomacea canaliculata isolate SZHN2017 linkage group LG3, ASM307304v1, whole genome shotgun sequence contains these coding sequences:
- the LOC112559751 gene encoding transcription factor SPT20 homolog, translating to MIHCKTKQMDSVAEYVEYLLGCSRQNPANLVKITATPSKGKSLDQKLLELYVEECGKQPDDKSLNYASHLLGKLLKRERLNCLVLSLYPGTEGYSLMLRARSGVESETIKLPYEETEVLEYIDAAELPPFLLDLLEKAQVNVFYSGCVIVEVRDYRRSASGCYDAHYVLLRPSAQSLLCDTLSLAAEYGNSSWTQDDFQQLESEMLLATSEPLCLDPSPAVAMVATELTRQQKMFNDPSLKRSIKRYTQVAQNRKKKLAQGPAPRELRLLDFLHKKRDKSKIGHAANKSIKCSIDTWKQRSVQLNTPENLEVEKFFKVPDRPASPGENLILVEEHKLERDPNQEHRMLACITIYRQRLADGFIGRLYLDHDYSGEESSQKGCSCQFPLGTRQNVDRYLEQFKELFTEEGRRLVKITTQRAGQAPEVVLTQVSQTPTAATSITITSSQALLKQATPVGQGDSTNNSLATKRNIPIQLSLSITPVGTVSTTASITSQGTVVTSAGMTGQATQLQASSQRFKQLNLHSRANSSPLASPASTPTSAPQQIAAALVSQQSVLQKAPTPTPAPTPPPISRTPTPTQPPTPTSSTSRRGSLQAGDGQLSQQATAQPGQQQTSNISFVQQESLGGVSLSQPSTQGTQLSNINIASISSLPPNINLQGLTGLQGVSLGLQHMQVSLSMPGIAVPVPITMINTNPSILQNQTSILLPGGQQSIPLLSLQQQQQQRGGQLKTGTLTATIATTTAGGASRQGSTTTTTVPLSGVLTSQQMSALTSLTVGKGGGTTATPLSAHQFIHLTGGTQGTSSTVSTAQGGSQTIHTQIALQKPAGSSGQTFQFHPLHLKQGAVATSALAGTGISTTKPKIKKRGGTTPPKS from the exons ATGATccactgcaaaacaaaacaaatggacAGTGTTGCAGAGTACGTAGAG TATTTGTTGGGGTGCTCTAGACAGAATCCTGCCAATCTTGTAAAAATAACTGCAACTCCAAGCAAAGG AAAGTCTTTAGACCAGAAACTCCTGGAGCTGTATGTGGAAGAGTGTGGCAAACAGCCTGATGACAAG agccTAAATTATGCTAGCCATCTGCTTGGAAAACTATTGAAGCGTGAACGCCTGAACTGTTTAGTATTGAGTTTGTACCCAGGAACTGAAGGCTACTCTCTTATGCTTCGTGCTCGCTCAGGGGTGGAATCTGAAACTATCAAGCTGCCCTATGAg GAGACTGAAGTTCTGGAGTACATTGATGCAGCAGAG CTTCCACCTTTTTTGCTGGACCTTCTGGAAAAAGCACAG GTGAATGTATTCTACAGTGGGTGTGTCATCGTAGAGGTTCGAGACTACCGGCGGTCAGCATCAGGCTGTTATGATGCACACTATGTTCTTCTGCGGCCATCTGCCCAG TCCCTCCTTTGTGATACATTATCACTGGCAGCAGAATATGGCAACAGCTCATGGACCCAAGATGACTTCCAGCAGTTGGAATCTGAGATGCTGCTGGCCACCTCAGAACCTCTTTGTCTTGACCCTTCCCCAGCAGTTGCCATGGTTGCAACAGAGCTTACAAGACAGCAGAAGATGTTCAATGACCCTTCTTTGAAAAG gtcCATTAAGCGGTACACGCAGGTCGCacagaacagaaagaagaagctAGCACAGGGTCCTGCACCACGAGAGCTGCGTCTCTTAGACTTCTTGCACAAAAAACGTGACAAGTCCAAAATCGGGCATGCAGCAAACAAGTCAATCAAATGT AGTATTGACACATGGAAACAACGGAGCGTGCAGTTAAACACACCTGAGAATTTAGAG GTGGAGAAATTTTTCAAGGTTCCTGATCGTCCAGCCTCTCCTGGTGAAAACCTG ATTCTGGTGGAGGAACACAAACTGGAGCGAGATCCAAACCAGGAACATCGTATGCTTGCTTGCATCACCATATATCGCCAGAGATTAGCAGATGGATTTATTGGTCGTCTTTACCTGGACCATGACTACAGTGGGGAGGAAAGTTCTCAAAAGGGGTGCTCATGCCA ATTTCCACTTGGAACAAGACAAAATGTAGATAG GTATCTAGAGCAGTTCAAGGAACTTTTTACAGAGGAAGGACGAAGGCTGGTTAAAATCACCACGCAGAGAGCAGGGCAAGCCCCAGAGGTGGTGCTAACACAGGTGTCGCAAACTCCTACAGCAGCCACTAGTATCACTATTACAAGTTCCCAGGCTCTGTTGAAGCAGGCCACACCTGTGGGGCAG GGTGACAGCACCAACAACTCACTGGCCACCAAGCGGAACATTCCTATTCAGTTATCTCTGTCAATCACACCGGTGGGCACTGTGTCTACTACTGCTTCCATAACATCCCAAG GAACtgtagtgacgtcagcaggtatGACAGGACAAGCCACCCAGCTGCAGGCTTCTTCCCAGAGATTCAAACAGCTGAACCTTCATAGTCG AGCAAACTCCTCACCTCTAGCAAGTCCTGCCTCAACACCTACATCAGCAC CACAGCAGATTGCAGCAGCCCTTGTCAGCCAGCAATCTGTTCTTCAGAAAGCACCCACACCAACTCCTgctcccaccccacctcccatATCTCGCACACCAACCCCCACACAGCCTCCCACTCCCACTTCCTCCACATCAAGGCGAGGATCTCTGCAGGCAGGTGATGGGCAGCTGAGTCAGCAGGCTACAGCACAGCCTGGACAGCAACAGACATCCAACATTAGCTTTGTTCAGCAAG AGTCGCTAGGTGGAGTTTCTCTCAGCCAACCCAGTACCCAAGGGACTCAACTGTCCAATATTAACATTGCCAGCATCAGTAGTCTGCCACCTAACATAAATCTCCAAGGACTTACTGGCCTCCAGGGAGTCAGCCTTGGCCTTCAGCACATGCAG GTATCACTCTCCATGCCTGGCATAGCTGTACCAGTCCCAATCACCATGATCAACACTAACCCCTCCATCTTGCAAAACCAAACAAGTATCCTG ttaccaGGAGGCCAGCAGTCCATCCCACTGCTGagtctgcagcaacagcaacaacagcgagGAGGGCAGCTGAAGACAGGAACTCTGACAGCAACCATTGCCACAACCACAGCTGGTGGGGCTTCTCGGCAAGGATCAACTACCACAACTACAGTGCCTTTGTCAGGAG tactGACAAGCCAGCAAATGTCAGCACTCACCTCGCTGACAGTGGGCAAGGGGGGTGGAACCACAGCTACACCTCTCAGTGCTCACCAGTTTATTCACTTGACGGGAGGAACACAAGGGACTAGCAGCACAGTTTCTACTGCTCAGGGAGGGTCGCAGACCATACACACGCAGATTGCACTGCAAAAGCCAGCAGGGAGCAGTGGTCAGACATTCCAGTTCCACCCACTGCACTTAAAGCAAGGTGCAGTTGCCACATCAGCTCTGGCTGGAACCGGCATTTCCACAACAAAGCCAAAGATTAAGAAGAGAGGTGGAACTACGCCTCCCAAAAGCTAG
- the LOC112559752 gene encoding uncharacterized protein LOC112559752, producing MGTSQSHPTYQGQVMSTKEPEPGPPYPGPPAQYQFVNTQVTIGTQISFSFTQTHMVTSDINTYYPFLGAQYAQGYRLLSFYRIPGQTRVTGFMNATVAVPFQGIFCRYPNVPTHEKWHLHIEKSVIQTQRMVSGIITFNTQRGVVSDTSHIMESIARNTQGGGRLICIEMTGQQQSQSTRLAYSGLSPVMGVDLFFEKPEHPMPEQFVYNCVCVPINVTYQGGFRPVPVVQCDWLGVLAQNLSQGWRLIEIFMDMTCSTQAHGFSATQTLNSMWFFEKAASRMNDSTPVYQGTVVPHEIIINAGFGGTTTSAHWEPVIEKMGSRGWELACILETPESHISGMASIARKCLLFFQRRILPPVGVAPGAIGFNLPPPPPYDSMPAGYGQVQPGLYQPPPPPPEYK from the exons ATGGGTACCTCACAATCACACCCTACCTACCAAGGACAGGTGATGTCTACAAAAGAACCTGAGCCTGGGCCACCATACCCAGGCCCTCCAGCTCAGTATCAATTTGTGAACACTCAG GTTACAATTGGAACACAGATTTCCTTCAgcttcacacagacacacatggtTACAAGTGACATCAACACTTACTATCCTTTCTTGGGAGCACAGTATGCACAGGGATACAGGCTGCTGTCTTTTTACCGCATTCCAGGTCAAACAAGGGTCACTGGATTCATGAACGCAACTGTGGCTGTCCCATTCCAG GGTATTTTCTGTCGATATCCTAATGTCCCTACTCATGAAAAATGGCATCTTCATATAGAAAAGTCTGTCATTCAGACCCAACGTATGGTCAGTGGTATTATTACGTTCAACACTCAACGAGGTGTAGTCTCCGACACATCCCACATCATGGAGAGCATAGCACGCAATACTCAAGGAGGTGGCCGCCTTATCTGCATTGAGATGACAGGACAACAGCAAAGCCAGTCAACGAGACTAGCTTACTCTGGGCTCTCACCAG TGATGGGAGTGGATCTGTTCTTTGAGAAACCAGAGCATCCTATGCCAGAACAGTTTGTgtacaactgtgtgtgtgtcccaatTAATGTCACATATCAAGGAGGGTTTCGTCCAGTGCCTGTTGTACAGTGCGACTGGTTGGGAGTGCTTGCACAAAATCTAAGCCAGGGATGGCGCCTGATAGAAATCTTCATGGACATGACATGCTCTACACAG GCTCATGGTTTCAGTGCAACCCAAACTTTAAACTCCATGTGGTTTTTTGAGAAGGCTGCCTCCAGGATGAATGATTCAACCCCCGTCTACCAGGGCACCGTGGTTCCCCATGAGATAATAATCAATGCCGGTTTTGGTGGCACCACAACCAGTGCACACTGGGAGCCAGTCATTGAAAAAATGGGCAGCCGTGGCTGGGAGCTGGCTTGCATCTTAGAGACACCAGAAAGCCACATTTCTGGGATGGCATCTATCGCCAGGAAATGTCTGCTCTTCTTTCAGCGTCGGATCCTTCCTCCAGTCGGTGTAGCACCTGGTGCTATAGGATTTAatctcccaccaccacccccttaCGACAGCATGCCTGCTGGATATGGGCAGGTACAACCTGGCTTGTATCAGCCACCACCCCCACCTCCTGAATACAAATGA